One part of the Vicia villosa cultivar HV-30 ecotype Madison, WI unplaced genomic scaffold, Vvil1.0 ctg.001079F_1_1, whole genome shotgun sequence genome encodes these proteins:
- the LOC131633124 gene encoding RINT1-like protein MAG2 isoform X2: MSKNIRKHSSDENSGDMRLFAIKTLKTTEEILTSITKMHPQWRHIVSAVDHRVDRALAILRPQAIADHRALLALLGWPPALSALTSSHSDARNANQVSNPLQSMQADHKLKYSENFLALCNLQELQRKRKSRQLVGHDREVALRQPLWAIEELVNPLSLASQKHFSKWVDKPEFIFTLVFKITRDYVDSVDEMLQPLVDEAKVVGYSCREEWISAMVTSLSTYLAKEVFPSYITQLDEESVTGVQSSAKISWLHLIDLMIAFDKKIISMVEHSGILLSLDDDILRRISSLSVFCDRPDWLDLWAEIELGDALDKLKPETENESNWKKKIESAVLSTGTNDHKSPLVSSAFVRRLASVVERCRSLPTVTLRSKFLRLVGVPIIRKFFDSVLIRCQEAEGLTALTDNDALVKVAVSINAAHYFESVLKEWSEDVFFLEMGVNEDDNGELRSNTNRDSEGLPESSNRIIFDDEIKKMEEFRTEWVEKIAVVILRGFDARSREYLKNKKQWQKSEEGWTVSKTLIEALDHLQGKMSVVEEGLNSRDFVAVWRSLAAGIDRLIFNGILLSNAKFHNGGVERFGSDLDVLFGVFGAWCLRPEGFFPKSNEGLKLLKMDEKRVQECMTGGKRWLKDNGIRHLSASEAEKILKNRVFTS; encoded by the exons ATGAGCAAAAACATAAGGAAACATTCTTCTGACGAGAATTCAGGA GATATGCGTCTGTTTGCTATTAAAACACTTAAAACGACAGAAGAAATTTTGACTTCAATTACAAAGATGCACCCTCAATGGAGGCATATTGTATCAGCAGTTGACCATAGAGTAGATCGAGCTCTAGCTATTTTACGACCTCAGGCAATTGCTGATCATCGGGCACTTCTAGCTCTGCTTGGATGGCCTCCAGCTCTGTCTGCATTAACTTCCTCGCACTCAGATGCAAGGAACGCAAATCAAGTCTCGAATCCTCTACAAAGTATGCAAGCCGATCATAAGCTCAAGTATTCAGAAAATTTTCTTGCTTTGTGCAACCTACAGGAGTTGCAAAGGAAAAGGAAATCTAGACAACTTGTGGGCCACGATAGGGAGGTTGCGCTACGACAACCTCTATGGGCAATTGAAGAGCTTGTGAATCCCCTATCGTTGGCTTCCCAAAAGCATTTTTCCAAATGGGTTGATAAACCAGAATTTATTTTTACCCTTGTATTTAAAATCACAAGGGATTATGTTGACTCTGTGGATGAAATGTTGCAGCCATTGGTTGATGAAGCTAAGGTAGTTGGATATAGTTGCCGAGAAGAATGGATCTCAGCAATGGTAACCTCTTTATCCACATACTTGGCAAAGGAAGTTTTCCCTAGTTACATTACTCAACTAGATGAAGAGAGTGTTACAGGTGTTCAGTCATCCGCTAAAATATCATGGCTGCACCTCATTGACTTGATGATAGCTTTTGACAAAAAGATTATATCTATGGTAGAACATTCTGGGATTTTGTTATCTTTAGATGATGATATCTTGCGGAGAATTTCTTCTCTATCTGTTTTTTGTGATCGTCCAGACTGGCTTGATCTGTGGGCAGAAATAGAGCTAGGTGATGCCCTAGATAAACTGAAACCAGAGACCGAAAACGAGAGtaattggaaaaagaaaattgaaagtGCAGTTCTTTCAACAGGTACCAATGATCATAAGTCTCCTCTGGTTTCCAGTGCCTTTGTTCGCCGTCTAGCATCTGTTGTTGAACGTTGTCGGTCTTTGCCTACTGTTACTTTGAGGTCAAAATTTCTCAGATTAGTTGGTGTGCCAATTATAAGAAAGTTTTTTGATTCCGTACTTATCCGCTGCCAAGAAGCTGAAGGGTTGACTGCCTTAACTGACAACGATGCTTTAGTTAAAGTTGCAGTTTCCATCAATGCTGCTCATTACTTTGAATCTGTTTTAAAGGAATGGTCTGAGGATGTATTTTTCCTTGAGATGGGAGTGAATGAAGACGACAACGGAGAATTACGAAGTAACACTAATAGGGATAGTGAAGGGTTACCAGAGAGTTCCAATAGAATTATCTTCGACGATGAGATAAAAAAGATGGAAGAGTTTAGAACAGAGTGGGTTGAAAAGATAGCTGTAGTTATTTTAAGAGGATTTGATGCACGTTCTCGAGAATATCTGAAGAACAAAAAGCAATGGCAAAAGAGCGAAGAAGGATGGACAGTGTCAAAGACTCTAATAGAGGCCTTGGATCATCTGCAAGGTAAAATgtctgtggtagaagaaggtttAAACAGTAGGGATTTTGTGGCGGTTTGGAGGAGTTTGGCAGCAGGAATAGATCGGTTAATTTTTAACGGTATTCTCCTTAGCAATGCGAAATTTCATAATGGCGGAGTTGAAAGATTTGGTAGCGACTTGGATGTTTTATTTGGGGTATTTGGGGCATGGTGTTTGAGGCCAGAAGGGTTTTTTCCGAAGTCAAATGAAGGTCTTAAGTTGTTGAAGATGGACGAAAAGAGAGTGCAAGAATGTATGACAGGGGGGAAGAGATGGTTGAAAGATAATGGGATTCGACATTTAAGTGCATCCGAAgcagaaaagattttgaagaacagAGTATTCACAAGTTAA